In the Ostrinia nubilalis chromosome 7, ilOstNubi1.1, whole genome shotgun sequence genome, one interval contains:
- the LOC135073416 gene encoding protein transport protein Sec61 subunit gamma, producing the protein MDQIAKFVEPGKQFAKDSIRLVRRCTKPDRKEFQKIAIATAIGFCIMGFIGFFVKLIHIPINNIIVGS; encoded by the exons ATGGATCAAATCGCCAAGTTTGTGGAACCAGGCAAGCAGTTTGCCAAGGATTCCATCAGATTAGTGAGAAGATGTACCAAGCCTGACAGGAAAG AATTCCAAAAGATTGCCATCGCTACAGCTATTGGTTTCTGCATCATGGGTTTCATTGGATTCTTCGTAAAGCTGATACACATTCCAATCAACAACATCATTGTAGGATCGTAA
- the LOC135073414 gene encoding glycine N-methyltransferase — MSADQVFHSRSEGIPSEGVKDQYADGKAARTWHKFVGDTTVRTQNYKNFLIGLLRKHGCVNVLDIACGTGIDSMMLVDEGFKVVSVDASDKMLKHALKARWEKRKDTKYDEWIIEEATWETLPRDIQPFLPPTKFDAVICLGNSFAHLLDEHGDQRVQKMCLQNFAECLKPGGLLFIDHRNYDAMIDSGAAPGHSIYYNCKYPVDIKTSVLVVRGKPHLVALDYCIDTGEGDSGKSEFRLCYYPHKLDKFTNMLDEAFASGAKHHIYADFKPLSEVPVPGFYIHVMEKPRN; from the exons ATGTCGGCTGACCAAGTATTCCACTCCCGGTCAGAGGGTATCCCCTCCGAGGGAGTGAAGGACCAGTACGCAGACGGCAAGGCGGCGCGAACGTGGCACAAGTTTGTGGGAGACACGACGGTGCGGACACAGAACTATAAGAACTTCCTCATTGGACTGCTGAGGAAGCATGGCTGCGTCAATGTGCTGGACATCGCTTGTGGAACTGG CATCGACTCCATGATGTTGGTAGACGAAGGCTTCAAGGTGGTCTCAGTGGACGCGTCCGACAAGATGTTGAAGCACGCGCTTAAAGCGCGCTGGGAGAAGAGGAAAGACACCAAATACGATGAGTGGA TCATCGAAGAAGCCACTTGGGAAACCCTTCCCCGCGACATCCAACCGTTCCTCCCGCCGACCAAGTTCGACGCGGTCATCTGCCTCGGCAACTCATTCGCCCATCTGCTCGACGAGCACGGCGATCAGAGGGTACAGAAGATGTGTCTGCAGAACTTCGCGGAATGCCTGAAACCGGGAGGCCTGCTGTTCATAGACCATAGGAACTATGACGCCATGATCGACAGTGGCGCCGCCCCTGGACACTCTATTTATTATAAT TGCAAATACCCCGTGGACATCAAAACGTCGGTACTGGTGGTGCGCGGCAAGCCGCATCTGGTGGCCCTCGACTACTGCATAGACACCGGCGAGGGCGACTCTGGGAAGAG CGAGTTCCGTCTCTGCTACTACCCGCACAAACTGGACAAGTTCACGAATATGCTGGACGAAGCCTTCGCGTCGGGCGCCAAGCACCACATCTACGCGGACTTCAAGCCGCTCAGCGAAGTGCCCGTACCTGGCTTCTATATTCACGTCATGGAGAAGCCGCGGAATTGA